In the genome of Maribacter forsetii DSM 18668, the window AATTGTTGCTCAACATCAATATCTGGATTTATTATTGCCAATACTTTCTTGGCTTCTTCTATTTTGTTTTTTGATAATAACCACCTTGGACTTTTCGGTAATTTCAATGCAAAAAGAATATATAAAACAGCAGGAATAGCTTCCACACCTAACATCCATCGCCAATCGTTTTCTCCACTACCACTTAATAAATAGTTTGATAGAAAAGCTATTAAGATACCAAAGACAATATTGAATTGGTACATAGCTACTAACTTTCCGCGTTCCTTAGCTGGTGAAATTTCAGATATATAAGCTGGTGCCGCAATGGTAGAAGCTCCTACCCCAATACCACCTATAAATCTAAAAAGGGCAAAAATATAAGGGTCGTTCGCCAAGCCCGAACCTATTGCAGAAAATGCAAATAGTACCCCAATAGCTATCAAGGTGTTTTTTCTACCATAAATATTGGTAGGCTTACCACCAAAAATAGCACCTACTACGGTTCCCCACAGCGCCATACCCATAACCACCCAGCCGTGAAATGAATCTGACGATTGCCATAAACTTTGTAATTTTTTATCTGCACCAGATATAACTACTACATCAAAACCAAATAGAAATCCGGCAAGCGCAGCAGTTATAGACCATAAAAGTATTTTTTTATTCATGATTAGGTTGTTGTTGTTTTAATAAGGAATTGCTGTACAACTTAAGCGGTTTTATATAAAGGGTGATTTAAGACTTAGCCAATTCCTTTTTTTTTGCATCATCCATTTTCTTTAACCGTAGCAAAGCTTCCATATAATAGTAATCGGCATAAATTATTGGCATATCTATCTCAGAATCATGTGGTAAATGACCCGTAGAATGTAATAAAAGTGCTTGGTTAGTTTCACCGCTATAATATGGAGATTCTGACAATAGGTTAATCATTGTTCTAGCTGCCGCTATATAATTTTCAGATTGTTCTTTACTAGGTACAAATTTTGACAACTCCAATAATCCGCATGCAGCAATAGCAGCTGCCGAAGCATCTTTAGGCGCATCAGGTATTTTTACATCATCAAAATCCCAATATGGTATTCCGTCTTCCGGCAATCTGTCCAAATAATGCTCAGAAACTTTTATAGCCGTATCTAAAAACTCTTTTCTATGGGTTTCCCTGTAGGCAACACTAAACCCATAAATTCCCCAAGCTTGACCTCTAGCCCACATAGATTCATCGCCAAAGCCCTGGTGTGTTTGACCTTTTAAAAATTCGCCCGTTGTTTCATCAAAAGAACCTACATGATATATGGCACTGTCTTTTCTTACTAGATTCTTCATAGTTACCAAAGCATGGCTTTCAGCTACATTATAAAGGTCTTGTGTACCGCCATTCTTTGCCGCCCAAAACAAAAGTTCTAGGTTCATCATATTATCTATAATAGTATTGTGTCTAAACTGAGTTTGCGATGGCCAAGACAATATGGAACCTACATTAGGATTGTAAAGTGTTGCCAAAGTATCTGCTGCTGCCAATAATACATTCTTATATTCTTCATTTTCGGTCAACCTATACCCATTACCATAGCTGGTATATAACATGAACCCTATGTCATGGTTTTCTGCAGGAGTGTAGGCGATACTTTTAAGTGGTGCCGTAAATTTCTCTGCTTGTTTACGAAGTTCTTCGTCTCCAGAAGCTTCATAAGCATACCAAATAACACCAGGCCAAAATCCGCTGCACCAATCTTTTGCCCCTACTAATTCCCAATTAGTTTGACCCTTAGGAATATTTCTAGCAAACCCTTGATCGGGAGTCAATACCTTAAGTGTTGCTTTTGTTTTTTCTACATTCTGTGATAATATCTTTTCTGTAGTAACGACACTAGTCTCCTTTTGATCGGAACAATTAGTTAGCGTTAAGACGAAAAGTAATAGGAATAATCGATTCATATTTTTCTTAATAATTAGACAAAAAATGTCTTCGTTTGTAAAAATTAGACCCGTTAAAAATGACTAGGAAAGTGAAATTTTTACTGGGAAAATTGTTGATCAAATATTGATGAATTACTGTTTAACAAGTTTATTAAGAATGTCTTTTGAAGTAGATAAACTATCATTCAAACACTATAAAATAGCATCCAAAATAACTTATTACCCATGTCATTTTCGGGTTTAATCCTGTATGGTGACCGTTATTGAGCAAAAAGTGTATTATCAGTTGTTTAAAATTACATGATAAATAATGAGGAGTAAAAAATGAAAACTAAGCTGTGTTTACTCACTACTAAAAATCTTGAACAAGAAGTGCGCAGTTAATTACAATACATCACAACTTACTGATTTTAAGTTTATTAATATGAATTGTTAATAATTGTGAATATGTAACCTTTTAATAGGTATGGAAAATAGTGTGAAAACTATAGCTTGTACACCAAGGTTGTATAACAACAAAAAAAATGTTAAAAAAATGAGCATTACGAAATTTAAGCATGCATAAAAAATGAATTTACCCCCCAATTCAGCAAAAAGGAATATAATTTATAACCATTGACTTATAATTTATAATCCTTTGCTTCAATTCTAGTTAACATTGCCTTAACAAATATCAATATGATAATTACTGTATTGGGAAACTGATGAAACGACATTAATTAACTAATTAAATTAACAATCTTATGATTAAACTAATCAAACTTTCTAAATGGAAATTACAGACCATGATACCATTATTGGTAGGGTTTGTAGTTTTGTGTACGAACAATGCTTTCGCGATTACAGCTAGTAATACTCTATCTAGTGATGTACATTTATTAAACTCAGAACAACAACTTACTATTACAGGTACCATAGTAAGTAGTGATGACGGCATGGGGCTACCTGGTGTTGCCGTTGTAGTAAAAGGAACGACCACAGGTACAGTTACTGATTTTGATGGTAATTACTCAATTACCGTTCCTTCATCAGATGCTATACTCGTAGTTTCTTATTTAGGATTTCTAAAGCAAGAAATTGCCGTTGGTTCAAAAAATGTTATCAACGTATCGCTTGAACCTGATACCACTGCATTAGATGAAGTGGTAGTTGTAGGTTATGGTACTGCCAAAAAAGAAACATTAACCGGTTCTGTTGAACAGGTAAAAGCTGAAGCTTTTGAAGATTTGGCTGTTGGTAGTCCGGCATTGGCACTTCAAGGAAGAACTCCTGGTTTAGTAGTTACGCGTACCTCATCTAGACCTGGTGATGAAGGGGTTAATTTTTTAATTAGAGGTGCTTCTTCTATAAATGGTATAGAACCATTAATTGTAATTGATGGAATTCCTTCTATTAACTCATCATCATTTAATGACATGAACCCCAATGATATTGAAAGTATTAGTGTATTAAAAGGTGGATCTGCATCTGTATATGGTTCTCGAGCTGCCGGTGGTGTTATTCTTGTTACTACTAAAAAAGGTAAAGGAAAAATTTCTGTAGATATCAGTACTGTTTCTAGAGTTGGTACTATAGGTATTCGCCCACCAACACCGACAATGTCACAATACGGACAACTATATGCAGCAGCAGCTCGTGAAGATATTGCTTCTGGAAAGCCGCCAAGATATTTCTTTTGGAACGATCTTGAAACAGTTGACAGAATTGCTTCTGGTTTTGAAGGGTATTATGATTTACCTATTAACGGAAACATTTGGTTGGGTAACGCTCCTAGATTTGATGAAATGTTCGGTAACTCGTATTCTAGCCAACATAATATTAGTATATCTGGTGGTACCGAAACAAGTAACTTTCGTATTTCTGCAGGTTATGACAATAACGTTGGTGGTTTAAAAGTAGCAGATGATAGTTCTGACAGGTATAACTTCTCAATGAACTACGGTGTTGATATAAGTGATAGGTTAAATGTAAATACGAATATTACCTATTTCAACAACAAATTTTCTGGACCATCAGGTGGCTTGGGTAGAGAGGCCGCTACTTGGGATGCTCCACTTTTCCCAACGTATAATGCAGATGGCCAATACTATGCAAATTTTGGTGGTGACTTAATTACAGGTGATAGAAATGGTGTTGCACAAGTTATTGATGGTGGCCGTGAAAACAAAACGGTAGAGCAGTTTAAAATATCTGCTTTAGCGAAATATAAATTAACCGATCACTTAGATATTACAGGCTCTTATGCAATTAGTAGACAAAATAGTGAATATCAATCCTATGCTGTTTCTGTGCCACTTTATAGCTGGGGCGGAAAATTCTCTAACAATATAAATAATACTACCTCTATTCAAGAAGGTACGGGTCCTGACAATAATGATGGTAATATCACCTATAAAAACTACAAAGCAACTTTAAATTATTCAAATCAGTTTGGTGATCACAACCTATCGGGACTTGTGGCTATAGAAGCAGAAAAAAACGATGTTAACGAATATTATATCAAAAGAAACGGGTTTGTCGATTATGGGGTTTACGATATTAACTTAGGAGCTACAGATCAATTGGTAACCACTTCTGGTGGCGGTACTTCATGGGGGTTCTTTGGTTATATAGGCCGTATTAACTATGATTACAAAAGCAAGTACCTATTGGAATTGCAAGGTAGACGAGATGGTTCATCAAGATTTGCCGATGGTGCAAAATGGTCCAATTATGGTAGTGTTTCCGGTGGTTGGGTAATTAGCTCAGAAGAGTTCTTACAAGATAGTAACTTAATTTCATTCTTAAAGTTAAGAGGTGGTTATGGTGAGCTTGGTAGTACTTCGGGTATAGGCAATTTTAGTTATTTGTCTACCGTAGGTTTTGGTAATACCGTATTTGGAGAGACAAATGCAGGCCAACAAGCAACCTCTGTAGCTAGTAGCTTATTTAGTAGTAGCACCACTTGGGAAAGAATTGTAACCAAAGAAATAGGTGTTGACTTTAGACTGTTCAACAGCAAGGTTTTCGGTTCTTTTGATCTTTATCAAAAAGAAAATGTAGGTATGTTAGTTAGAGGTATTGAAACAGCTGTTTTAGGTACCGCAACCCCATTTACAAATATTGGAACATTGGAAACCGATGGTTGGGAAGCTATGCTAGGATACCAAGGAAATATAAGTGATTTAGAATTCACCGTAAGCGCAAACATGAGTGATACCAGAAATGAAATTACCCAATATGATGGTGCTCAAACTATTTTCGAAAACTTGAACTCTGCCGAAGATGGACAGAATATATTAAACAGACCTATAAACTCTTTCTTTTTATGGGAAACCGATGGCTATTTTGATTCTCAAGCTGAAGTTGATGCTTATTACGCTAGTTTAAACGAAGGTGGAATATTACCGCTACAGACATCAAACGATGCTTTAAGACCTGGTGATATGCGCGTTGTTGATTCTAACGGAGATGGCACATTGGACAATGAAGATTTAACTTATCATGGTGATGCTGCACCTCACTATGTTTACGGGTTTAATTTTGACCTAAAGTATAAGAATTTTGACCTGAGCGCATTTTTTCAAGGTGCTCTAGATCATAACATCTATAGAACAGGATATTTTGCACAGCCTTTTCAAGCTGAATGGCAAAATCAGTCTAACACATGGTTAGGTAGAACATGGACAGAAGATAATAGAAATGCAGAATTCCCTAGATTGACTACACAACGTGGTTTATCTGCATGGAACTACAGAAGTAAAGATCACATTCTACAGAATAATAGATATATGAGATTGAAGTCTCTTATTATAGGATACAACTTTAGAGATTTAAATATTGGAAACACACCTATAAACAACATCAGAATCTATTTCTCGGGAAATGATTTATTTGAATTAACAAGTGTTAAGGATGGTTACGATCCTGAATTTCAAGCGAGTTCTAACAACAGTGCATACCCATTTATGCGTACTTGGGCATTAGGTTTAAAAGTATCGCTCTAATACAATTAAATAAGTAGTTAATACATCATAAAATCATATACAGATGAAAAAAATAATATATATAATAGTACCATGCCTAATGGTCTTCTTTACATCTTGTGAAGACGACTTTATAGACCTAGACCCACCTGCATCAATAACAGATCAGGTATACTATACCGAAGCAGAACATTTTCTAACTGGATCTAATCAATTTTACCTAGACCTAATGACTTGGAGGTTTGACCAAGGTGTTTATGCCGATCATGGTTCTGATTTGGTTGGGTATACCGAGGATAGTGACATGCAAATTTATAGTAGAGGTGATACTAGAGCACCAGAATCAGACGGATATTACTCAGCTCCCTATTCTGCAATTAGAGATATGAATCTTTTACTGCAAAGAGCTGAAGCCTACGAAGGTGAAGAAAGCATTGTGCCTTACGTTGCCGCTACAAAATTTCATAGAGCATACCAATATTTTAATTTGGTGCAGCGTTTTGGCGGTGTTCCTTTAGTTACAAGACCATTAGATGTTGGTGATGAAGAGCTAAGCGCGCCTCGTAGTAGTAGATATCAAGTTGTTGCTCAAATTTTGGCAGACTTAGATGACGCCATTGCAGGTTTACCAACTGAACAACAAATTGCTTCAGAAGATAAAGGTAAAATCAGCAAATGGGCTGCTATGGCTTTTAAAGCAGATGTTTTATTACATGAGGCTACTTGGATGAAAAACGTAGGTACAACTACTGATGGTGATGGTACAGGTGTTGGTGCCGGTAGTGAAGGTTTTAATGCTTCTAACATAACAACTTATTTACAGGAAGTGGTGACATTAACTAAGACTGTAATGGACCAAGGTGGTTTTGAACTATGGGATTATAATGATGAGTTAAATAACTTAAGTTCTAATTTCTTATTCAACCTAGAAGATGGTGGTTCTAACCCTGCAGGATTAGATAAAGCTACCAACAAAGAATTTATTTTCTATAACAAGTATGATTTTACTTTTAGACAAGCTGGCGATTTACTTAGCCACGTTTATGAAGGTAGAGTTAAGCCTAGTAGAAAAATGATGGATCTATTCTTGAATACCGATGGTTTACCTATTGATCAGTCTCCTTTATTTCAAGGTTATGGAAATACACCCGATGAATTTCAAGATAGAGATTATAGAATGACAGCATATTTCACGTACCACAAGAATCTTGGTGAGATACCACAGAATGGAGATGTAACCTTAAACGGTACAAACAATTTTGGTTACTTCAACTCTAAATTCATGAGTTGGAAATGGGGTACTGACGAAGCTTACAGAGCTACAAAGACAGAAGCTTATGACATGCCTTTTATTCGTTTGGCAGAAGTCTATTTAATGTACGCCGAAGCGTTATTTGAATTAAATGGTAGCCTCACAGATGCTGAAATGGATGAATCAATAAACTTAGTTAAGGCTAGAGCAGGTTTACCTGCAATCTCCAATTCTTTCTTGGCTTCCAATAATATGGATATTGAAACGGAAATTAGAAGAGAACGTACTATTGAGCTTTATGCAGAAGGTGCAACAAGATTCAATGATTTGAAAAGATGGGGTATTGCAGAAGATGAATTGGGAGAAACTATTTATGGTGCCGTTATAGAAGGTACTGTTTATGAAGATAACCCAGAATTATATACACCTGGTGGATATGGTTTTGGAGAAGGAGTTACAGATACAGGAGTTGGTGAAAGAAGAGCTTTAATTGTTCAGCCAGCTGCTACCCGTAATTTCTCTAGAGATAATTATTTATTCCCAATTCCTACATCTCAAATAAGTTTAAATTCTAATATAAACCAGAATCCTGGTTACTAAATAATTTGTGTTGAGTTAGTTTGAAGGCAGTTATACATTATGTATAGCTGCCTTTTATTTTTGTATAATTGCGAGAATAGACATTTCTATCAGAGTTATCATTCGTTAATTCCAAGCAACTCTTATTGTCAGTAAGAAATACACTTCTCTCGGTAATGATTACATCAAAATAATATTAAATAGCAATTTCAATTAGTATTCCTGTTGCTACTTGGCTTTGTTCAGTGAATGAATAGAGAATTAATTCTAACTTAAATCTGCATTCTTAAAAATACCCAACTAGTTTATCTAATTGAAGACCAGTTACTCCATAATCGAGATTAAAAATGCTTCGAGGTTTGTCTTGAAATCAAAGTGTTTTTTCCTTTCAATGTTTCGTGGTTTTGCTCCAAGGTTATTTACTTTCTATCCTCAACTGTTTCACCTTTATTTCCTTCCATATATTCTGTAGGCGTAACATTGAACAATTCTCTAAAGGTTTTACTGAAATACGCTGTTGAATTAAAACCGCACATATGCGTTACTTCTTTGATAGAATAGTTCTTTTGTTCCAATAACTCAGCTGCATATCTAAGTCTAATTGTTCGTATAAAATGACTAGGGTTATTCCCCGTCAATGTATTTATTTTACGGTAGAATTGAGATCGACCAATACCTAATTCTTTTAAAATATCATCTTGCTTAAAATCTTCATCACTTACATTATCTAACACTACCTTAGTAGCCTTATCCAGGAATACTTCATCCATATTATTTGTAGTGACTTCACTCGATGGAAAAATTCCTCCAATTTCAGAAAAACGTTTTCTAAGTCTTTTTTTCGCTTCAATAAGATTTCTAATTCTAGATTTTAAAACACTTGTTACAAAGGGCTTGGATAAATAGGCATCGGCACCATTATCATACCCACTTACCCTATCAATCTCTAGACTTCTTGCCGTAAGTAGAATTACCGGTATATGGCATGTCTCAAACTCGGTTTTCAATAATCTACACATTTCAAATCCATCCATCTTAGGCATCATTACATCACTTATCACCAAATCAGGATAGCGTTTTTTAACCATTTCCAATCCTTCTTCGCCATTCTTTGCCTGCAACACTTTATACTTATCCTGCAAATCGTTCTTTAAATGTTGACGCAATTCTTTATTATCCTCTACAAGCAAAATTGTAGGTTTTTCTATTTCACTTTCTGAATTTAGATTAGGTAATATTAAATTTTCATCATCTGCAATGTACATCTCATATTCTACAGACTTCATTGAATTTATCAAGAATTCATTTTTTACATTCTCAACTTCTACTGGTGCCAACTTGCTATCTAAAGGTAACCTGACAACAAACTTACTCCCTACCCCATATTCACTTTCAACATAAATTTCACCTCCATGTTTTTCAACCAATGCTTGTGTAAAGTTGAGCCCAATACCTGTACCAGATTTGGTAATATCAATATGATAAAAACGAGAGAATATATTTTTAATCTGTTCCTTATCTAAACCTATACCAGAGTCAGTAACCGTAATTTCAACGAAGTCTCCTGTCATTTCCTTTTTAAGGAATAACAATTTCGACGAGCTTTTTTTCTGAGATATCTTTTTTATTGAAAAAGTTATCTCTCCACCTGAATTGGTGAATTTTAAAGCATTTGAAATTAAATTGGTAATGATCTTTTCTACCTTATCTAAATCAAATAAGAAAACAATATCCTCAGATTCCGATATAAATCGATACTCAATCTCTTTCTTATTGGCAAGACCAACAAATAGGGAGAAAATATCTTCGCTAAATTTTACAATGTTTCCTTTTTCTAATTGAAGTGGTGCCATACCTACATCCATCTTTCTATAATCTAACAATTGATTTACTAAGTGTAATAACCTACGTGCACTACGTTGTATAGAAATAGCTGATGATTTTACTTCTTCTGGGTTGTAGTTATAGTTAGTTAATATCTTATCTACCGGATTCATAATCAAAGTAAGCGGTGTTCTAAATTCATGAGATACATTTACAAAGAACTGTAACTTCATCTGATCCAATTCATGCTCTTGGGCTTCTTGAACTTTTTGGGTATAGTAACGTAATACTAAGTACGAAACCAATACACCTAATAAGATATAAAGTACATAAGCCCACCAGGTTCTCCATGGTGGTGAAAGAACTTCAAAATTAACGATTGTTGCCTTAGCTTGCTCCCAATTGCCATCTAAAGATGCCTTCACCTCAAAGCCATATTTACCCGGACTTAGATTAGCATAGCTAACCTCTCTTTTAGTACCAATGGTTTCAAAATCGTTATCAAGACCTTGCAATTTATAAGCATATTTTACCCTTTCCGGGTTTTCAAAATTAAGTGCCAAAAAATCGAATGCGACATAATTTTCATCATAGTTCAATTTTAAATTATCTAAGTCCTCTAACTTATCCTCTAATAAAATCCTCTCATTAATCGTATCACCAACAACTACGGGTATATTATTCAATGTAAATTGAGTAATCTTAGGTTTTAGCGGTGATGAAGGTTTTAACGTAATATCATCTGGGTGAAATATATTAAATCCGTTTATGCCTCCTATTATAATTCTACCATCACTGGTTTTCTCAATAGATTTACTTTGGTATTCGGGCCCTTGCAACCCGTCATGAATATTAAAGTTCTTTAATTGATCTGTTTCTGTATTTAAAAATGAAAGTCCGCTTTTTGTTGTAATCCAAAAGTTGTGATTATCATCTTCTTGTACACCAACCACCAAATTATTGGGTAAACCTTCTTTTGAGGTGTATGACTTAAGGACATTAAATTCTGAATCTAATTTATAAATACCAGTATCTGCGCCCAACCAAATATTACCTAAATGATCTTCAGATATATGATTGATTAGGTTGTCTTCAATACCTGATCTTTTAATTTCGCTAAATGTCAATGTTTCAGGTATTCTTTCATTAAACTGGTTTAATTCAATATAATTTAACCCTAAAGAAGTGCCAACAAATAACCTATTTCTAGAATCAACGAATAAATAGAATATAAAGTTACTGGCCAGACCGTTTTCCTTGCCAGCTATATTTTTAAAATTATAGAACTTATCGGTTACAGGGTCAAAAAGACTTAAACCTTCTGTTCTCAACCCAAGCCATATTCTATTATCATTATCCTCTACCCCTGACCAAACGGAATTTTGGCCTATGGTATTAGGGTTAGATTCATTGTGCAAATAACGTTTAACATTATAACTTTCTGGATCAAATCTATTTAATCCCCCATCTAAAGTACATACCCAAATTTTCCTATTCTTAGACTCAAAGGTGTATAGTATTCTATCTGAACTTATGCTATTGATATTCTTAGGATTATGCCGAAAATGTTGAAATGTATTTTCTTCTTGATCTAATAGATTTAACCCGCCATTGTAGGCACTAATCCAAATTCTGTCTTTTGAGTCTGCCAGAACAGATTGTGCAATTTTCTCGTTAAGACCATCTGGGTTGCCAGGTTGATAGTAATAATGACCAAAAGCATATTGCGACGGGTCTAACTTACTTACACCTTTATCGTAACTACCTATCCAATAAATACCATTACAATCTTCATAAATTTTAGATGGTTTGTTGTTAGGCAATGAAAATGAATCGGAAAAATTATTGACTAAATTCTGAATTATTCTTTCTTCGGTCTTATTTAAAATGAACACTCCATAACCATCTGTTGATGCCCAAATATTACCATCTTCATCTAAATGCATATCTCGAATGGCAATATCGGTTTCATCTGTAAATGATATATGAGAAAAGCTATTTTTAGACCTATTCCAATGAATAATGTTTGAGAGGTTGTTTCCTATCCAAAAATCATTATCAGCATCAACAAATATATTCTTAGGTATATGGTTTAATTCGTAGTTAGAAGTGTTCTCTATTAATACACGATCAAAATTATCTTGCTCAGCGTTATATCTATTTAAATATTCACCATTGGTTCCTAACCAAATTTCATTGTTTTGATCTTTAAGAATTACATTAACTATATTATTATCCAACGAATTTAAATTAGAATCATCATTTAGATAATAATAAAATTTTAATTCAGATACATCTGCATTAAACTCTTCAAGTAAAATTTTTATGACACCATTATTGGTAGCTACCCACAAGGCATTCTTTTCTTCATCAAAAAGTAAAGCATTTATAAATTTACGTGGATTATTAGATAAGGAAAGTTGCTTGTACAGATCTACTCTAAGAAAACTATTGGTTTTCTTATTAAAGTAATTTAAGCCATTGTTAGTTCCTATCCATAAATTACCGTCTTCTCCTTCTACAATTGCATTAATTCTATTATTACTAATTGAATTTTGGTCATTTAATATTGACCTGTACACTTCAAACTCGTACCCATTATACTTATTAAGGCCGTCAATAGTACCAAACCACATAAAACCTTCTGAGTCTTGAAAAATAGTTAAGCAAGTACTGCTCGATAATCCATCAACGGTATCTAAGTTTTCAAACTTAAAATTGTTGAATTGAGCATAAGACAAGAAGCTTATTGAGTAAAACAGGACGAGAAAGAATATCCTTAAATTCATTATTGACCGATTATTATTTTGAACTAAAAAAAGCTAAAAAAGACGCTTTTCACTCCAAAAAGATTTAATAATCAAAATAGCAAAATTTAAGCGAATTATTGATAGATATTCAATAAAAATAAGGGATTACAAGCATTTAACAAATTAAAGCCAAAACACTATTTTAAAAATCTATTTAAAGGATTTTAAAAACTCGATACTAATGGAATTCTTAAAAGTTTTTAGTCACTTATTTAATACTCTGCCTCATTAAACCTTCTTGCGCAACCGAAGCAACCAAAACTCCTTTTCTGTCATAAACACTACCTCTTGCAAAACCACGAGAGTTAGATGCACTTGGGCTATCCATACTATATAACAACCATTTTGTAATATCAAAGTCTCTATGAAACCAGATGGCATGATCTAAACTGGCGTAAAACGTTTCTCCTTTATTCAACTCTTCTCGGTGTGGCAAAGTTGCCGTCGTCAGCAAATTATAATCAGAGGCATAGGCTAATAACTGTTGCTGCATGGGCAAACTAATTTCAGTAGCATCAGAAGTTTTAAGCCAAGTATTAAAGAAAGGAGAACCATTCTCTACCAACTGTGTGGTAAATTTTTCTACTGGCTTAAATTCGAACACCTTAGGCTGTATCGCTTTAAGTCTTTTATATGCGGTAGGATGTAAATCTTTTATCTCTTCAACCTGTTCTAAACTTGTGGTTAATTTCTCTGGTGGAATTAAATTGGGCATTGGAAACTGATGGTTTACTCCGTCAGTTTTTACCTGAAAAGATGCCGCCATATTAAAAATAGCTACTCCATTTTGTTTCGCCACTACTCTTCTGGTAGTAAAACTCCCCCCATTTCTAATGGTATCTACCTCATAACGGATAGGATATCTCAAATCTCCACCCAAAATAAAATAACCATGTAACGAATGGGCTATACGATCTTCTGGAACAGTTTGATAAGCAGCATGTAAAGATTGTGCTAATACTTGCCCTCCAAAAACCCTTCCCCAAGGTGCTTGGTAGTTTTGCCCTTCAAATATGGTTTCTTCTATTTTTTTTAGAGTTATCAACTCTACTAATTCCTTAATTGTCTGCATGTATAGTAACTGATTGTAAGTGGAACAATTTAAGTATAAAAAAAACAAAAGTTCGTGGTTAAACCTATTCCCTTTTGAAAATAATCTAGAAGAACCGGACTTTACATTTCTAAACTCATAGCAAATTTTACCGAATTTTAATTTTGGAAACGAGATAATCTATGCATTAAAAAACACCTTACTAAAAAAAATAACGCATAAGCTAAGAACAAAATTCTTATGAATAAACAAGATTTCATTAAACTATTATATTAAATCAATGATATAATGTTAAAATATTGATTAATTATCAATGTTTATATACC includes:
- a CDS encoding acyl-CoA thioesterase, which translates into the protein MQTIKELVELITLKKIEETIFEGQNYQAPWGRVFGGQVLAQSLHAAYQTVPEDRIAHSLHGYFILGGDLRYPIRYEVDTIRNGGSFTTRRVVAKQNGVAIFNMAASFQVKTDGVNHQFPMPNLIPPEKLTTSLEQVEEIKDLHPTAYKRLKAIQPKVFEFKPVEKFTTQLVENGSPFFNTWLKTSDATEISLPMQQQLLAYASDYNLLTTATLPHREELNKGETFYASLDHAIWFHRDFDITKWLLYSMDSPSASNSRGFARGSVYDRKGVLVASVAQEGLMRQSIK
- a CDS encoding hybrid sensor histidine kinase/response regulator transcription factor, which codes for MSYAQFNNFKFENLDTVDGLSSSTCLTIFQDSEGFMWFGTIDGLNKYNGYEFEVYRSILNDQNSISNNRINAIVEGEDGNLWIGTNNGLNYFNKKTNSFLRVDLYKQLSLSNNPRKFINALLFDEEKNALWVATNNGVIKILLEEFNADVSELKFYYYLNDDSNLNSLDNNIVNVILKDQNNEIWLGTNGEYLNRYNAEQDNFDRVLIENTSNYELNHIPKNIFVDADNDFWIGNNLSNIIHWNRSKNSFSHISFTDETDIAIRDMHLDEDGNIWASTDGYGVFILNKTEERIIQNLVNNFSDSFSLPNNKPSKIYEDCNGIYWIGSYDKGVSKLDPSQYAFGHYYYQPGNPDGLNEKIAQSVLADSKDRIWISAYNGGLNLLDQEENTFQHFRHNPKNINSISSDRILYTFESKNRKIWVCTLDGGLNRFDPESYNVKRYLHNESNPNTIGQNSVWSGVEDNDNRIWLGLRTEGLSLFDPVTDKFYNFKNIAGKENGLASNFIFYLFVDSRNRLFVGTSLGLNYIELNQFNERIPETLTFSEIKRSGIEDNLINHISEDHLGNIWLGADTGIYKLDSEFNVLKSYTSKEGLPNNLVVGVQEDDNHNFWITTKSGLSFLNTETDQLKNFNIHDGLQGPEYQSKSIEKTSDGRIIIGGINGFNIFHPDDITLKPSSPLKPKITQFTLNNIPVVVGDTINERILLEDKLEDLDNLKLNYDENYVAFDFLALNFENPERVKYAYKLQGLDNDFETIGTKREVSYANLSPGKYGFEVKASLDGNWEQAKATIVNFEVLSPPWRTWWAYVLYILLGVLVSYLVLRYYTQKVQEAQEHELDQMKLQFFVNVSHEFRTPLTLIMNPVDKILTNYNYNPEEVKSSAISIQRSARRLLHLVNQLLDYRKMDVGMAPLQLEKGNIVKFSEDIFSLFVGLANKKEIEYRFISESEDIVFLFDLDKVEKIITNLISNALKFTNSGGEITFSIKKISQKKSSSKLLFLKKEMTGDFVEITVTDSGIGLDKEQIKNIFSRFYHIDITKSGTGIGLNFTQALVEKHGGEIYVESEYGVGSKFVVRLPLDSKLAPVEVENVKNEFLINSMKSVEYEMYIADDENLILPNLNSESEIEKPTILLVEDNKELRQHLKNDLQDKYKVLQAKNGEEGLEMVKKRYPDLVISDVMMPKMDGFEMCRLLKTEFETCHIPVILLTARSLEIDRVSGYDNGADAYLSKPFVTSVLKSRIRNLIEAKKRLRKRFSEIGGIFPSSEVTTNNMDEVFLDKATKVVLDNVSDEDFKQDDILKELGIGRSQFYRKINTLTGNNPSHFIRTIRLRYAAELLEQKNYSIKEVTHMCGFNSTAYFSKTFRELFNVTPTEYMEGNKGETVEDRK